One region of Kytococcus sedentarius DSM 20547 genomic DNA includes:
- a CDS encoding aldo/keto reductase produces the protein MRTRNLGNDTVGRHQVGAIGMGLMTMSQDGEPPRQQLLDTVTAALEAGVTLFDTADAYGQGTAGEQAMGQNERLIAGLLDELGVRSEVVLATKAGHTRGEDGSWGLDSRPEYLREAAEASLARLGVKQIQLWQHHRPDPECDYRATMEALREVADSGIVAMVGISNADPEQIRTAHDVLGDRLVSVQNQFSPKFRSSAREIEVCTELGLAFLPWSPLGGLNEAKELAEKHPAFAEVADERGVSPQQVALAWELAQSEVVIPIPGAKRPQSITNSAAAAEIDLTDRELERLDAS, from the coding sequence ATGCGTACACGAAACCTCGGGAACGACACGGTCGGGCGCCACCAGGTCGGCGCCATCGGCATGGGTCTGATGACGATGAGCCAGGACGGTGAGCCGCCGCGCCAGCAGCTGCTGGACACGGTGACCGCGGCCCTGGAGGCGGGCGTCACCCTGTTCGACACCGCCGACGCCTACGGGCAGGGCACCGCCGGCGAGCAGGCCATGGGGCAGAACGAGCGCCTCATCGCCGGCCTGCTGGACGAGCTGGGGGTGCGCTCCGAGGTCGTCCTGGCCACGAAGGCCGGCCACACCCGTGGCGAGGACGGCTCTTGGGGCCTGGACTCGCGTCCCGAGTACCTGCGCGAGGCGGCGGAGGCCAGCCTGGCGCGGCTCGGGGTGAAGCAGATCCAGCTGTGGCAGCACCACCGCCCGGACCCGGAGTGCGACTACCGCGCCACCATGGAGGCCCTGCGCGAGGTCGCGGACTCCGGGATCGTCGCGATGGTCGGCATCTCCAACGCGGACCCGGAGCAGATCCGCACCGCCCACGACGTGCTGGGCGACCGGCTCGTAAGCGTGCAGAACCAGTTCAGCCCGAAGTTCCGCAGCAGTGCGCGGGAGATCGAGGTCTGTACCGAGCTCGGCCTGGCCTTCCTGCCGTGGTCCCCACTGGGCGGCCTGAACGAGGCCAAGGAGCTGGCCGAGAAGCACCCGGCGTTCGCCGAGGTCGCCGACGAGCGGGGTGTGAGCCCCCAGCAGGTCGCCCTGGCCTGGGAGCTGGCGCAGTCCGAGGTGGTCATCCCCATCCCGGGCGCCAAGCGTCCGCAGTCGATCACCAACTCCGCCGCCGCAGCCGAGATCGACCTCACGGACCGCGAGCTGGAGCGCCTCGACGCGAGCTGA
- the thiM gene encoding hydroxyethylthiazole kinase: MTHAHALRGHDLTRAQLATTWDALRTRSPLVQCLTNRVATTLSANVLLAAGASPAMVDTPREARAFAGVASAVLVNLGTPTEESMQGIAEAVTGARESGTPWVLDPIGAGGLPWRSGIATGLLAKRPTIVRGNASEVIGLAGGRGGRGADSIDHPESAVRAACRLVERSGGAVAISGAVDHLVDGRRLALLGHGHPWLTQVTGAGCALGALMAACVACTEDPLLAAATATAAYTVAAERAAELSRGPGSLMPALLDELAQLTPESLAAAVQL, translated from the coding sequence ATGACCCACGCCCATGCCCTGCGGGGCCACGACCTCACCCGCGCCCAGCTGGCCACCACCTGGGACGCCCTGCGCACGCGCTCGCCCCTGGTGCAGTGCCTGACCAACCGGGTGGCCACCACTCTCAGCGCCAACGTCCTGCTGGCAGCCGGCGCCTCCCCCGCGATGGTGGACACGCCCCGGGAGGCACGAGCTTTCGCCGGGGTCGCCTCAGCGGTGCTGGTGAACCTGGGGACGCCCACCGAGGAGTCGATGCAGGGGATCGCTGAGGCGGTGACCGGCGCGCGGGAGTCCGGGACGCCGTGGGTGCTCGACCCCATCGGGGCCGGGGGACTGCCGTGGCGCAGCGGGATCGCGACCGGGCTGCTGGCCAAGCGCCCCACCATCGTGCGGGGCAACGCCTCGGAGGTGATCGGTCTGGCCGGGGGTCGCGGCGGGCGGGGCGCGGACAGCATCGACCACCCGGAGTCCGCGGTGCGTGCCGCCTGCCGTCTCGTCGAGCGCAGCGGGGGAGCGGTCGCCATCAGCGGGGCGGTCGACCACCTCGTGGACGGGCGACGACTGGCCCTCCTGGGGCACGGCCACCCGTGGCTCACCCAGGTGACCGGCGCCGGATGTGCCCTGGGGGCGCTGATGGCAGCGTGCGTCGCGTGCACCGAGGACCCCTTGCTGGCCGCGGCGACCGCCACCGCCGCCTACACGGTGGCGGCCGAGCGGGCTGCGGAGCTCTCCCGGGGGCCGGGGAGCCTGATGCCCGCGCTGCTCGACGAGCTCGCGCAACTCACGCCCGAGTCCCTGGCCGCGGCCGTCCAGCTCTGA
- a CDS encoding ABC-F family ATP-binding cassette domain-containing protein produces the protein MPHLELHDIEYWLPDGRPLLGGVGFRVGDRHRTALVGPNGTGKTTLMRILSGEITDFEGQVTASGSVALMPQFIGRVRDDSTVRDLLLGVAPTPLRDAGRAVDAAELRIMEVDDEAAQMDYAQALVDWGDVGGYDYETQVWDEVTLAALGVPFEKAQFRAVNTLSGGEQKRVVLEALLRGPAQILLLDEPDNYLDVPGKRWLEQRLRDCGKSVLFISHDRELLSEVATHVVTLEPHAAGATAWTHAGSFATWHDAREARNAALEEHLRRWEEEHAKLKALVLRLKVKAEYNDGMAPRYRAAQTRLAKFEEAGPPEKVATTQNVRMRLRGGRTAKRAVVTEQLELRVPALDGGGQATLMQPFDLEVWFGERVAVLGSNGSGKSHFLRLLAGGGSDPEPEHRPVGDVTPPPVDHRGVARLGSRVRPGWFAQTQDHPGLVGRTLLEILHRGDEHRDGMGREQAAKTLDRYGLAGASERGYDQLSGGQQARFGILLLELSGATLLLLDEPTDNLDLHSAEALQDALEPFEGTVLAVTHDRWFARTFDRFLVFTSDGVVVETPEAVWDEERVRRRR, from the coding sequence ATGCCCCACCTGGAACTGCACGACATCGAGTACTGGCTGCCCGACGGCCGGCCCCTGCTGGGCGGCGTGGGCTTCCGCGTGGGCGACAGGCACCGCACCGCCCTGGTGGGGCCGAACGGCACCGGCAAGACCACCCTGATGCGGATCCTCTCCGGCGAGATCACCGACTTCGAGGGGCAGGTCACCGCATCGGGCAGTGTCGCGCTGATGCCGCAGTTCATCGGGCGGGTGCGCGACGACTCCACCGTGCGCGACCTGTTGCTGGGCGTCGCCCCGACCCCGCTGCGCGATGCGGGCCGGGCCGTGGACGCCGCCGAGCTGCGCATCATGGAGGTCGACGACGAGGCCGCCCAGATGGACTACGCGCAGGCGCTGGTCGACTGGGGCGATGTCGGTGGCTACGACTACGAGACCCAGGTGTGGGACGAGGTCACCCTCGCCGCGCTGGGAGTCCCCTTCGAGAAGGCTCAGTTCCGGGCGGTGAACACCCTCTCCGGCGGTGAGCAGAAGCGTGTGGTGCTCGAGGCGCTGCTGCGCGGGCCGGCGCAGATCCTGCTGCTGGACGAGCCGGACAACTACCTGGACGTCCCCGGCAAGCGGTGGCTGGAGCAACGGCTGCGCGACTGCGGCAAGTCGGTGCTGTTCATCAGCCACGACCGCGAGCTGCTCAGCGAGGTGGCCACCCACGTGGTGACCCTGGAGCCGCACGCCGCGGGGGCCACCGCCTGGACGCACGCCGGCTCGTTCGCCACTTGGCACGACGCCCGCGAGGCCCGCAACGCCGCCCTGGAGGAGCACCTACGCCGGTGGGAGGAGGAGCACGCCAAGCTCAAGGCCTTGGTGCTGCGGCTGAAGGTCAAGGCCGAGTACAACGACGGCATGGCCCCGCGCTACCGGGCGGCGCAGACGCGTCTGGCGAAGTTCGAGGAGGCCGGCCCGCCGGAGAAGGTCGCCACCACGCAGAACGTGCGCATGCGGCTGCGCGGCGGTCGCACGGCCAAACGCGCCGTGGTCACCGAGCAGCTCGAACTGCGGGTCCCCGCCCTCGATGGGGGTGGGCAGGCCACGCTGATGCAGCCCTTCGACCTGGAGGTCTGGTTCGGCGAGCGCGTGGCGGTGCTGGGCTCCAACGGGTCCGGCAAGAGCCACTTCCTGCGCCTGCTGGCCGGCGGTGGGTCCGACCCGGAGCCGGAGCACCGCCCTGTCGGCGACGTGACCCCTCCCCCGGTGGACCACCGCGGCGTCGCCCGGTTGGGCTCCCGGGTGCGCCCCGGCTGGTTCGCCCAGACGCAGGACCATCCGGGCCTGGTGGGCCGGACGCTGCTGGAGATCCTGCACCGCGGCGACGAGCACCGGGACGGGATGGGGCGCGAGCAGGCGGCGAAGACGCTGGACCGCTACGGCCTGGCCGGTGCCTCGGAGCGGGGCTACGACCAGCTCTCCGGTGGCCAGCAGGCGCGCTTCGGCATCCTGCTGCTGGAGCTCTCCGGAGCCACCCTGCTGCTGCTCGACGAGCCGACGGACAACCTGGACCTGCACTCCGCCGAGGCGCTGCAGGACGCGCTGGAGCCGTTCGAGGGCACCGTGCTGGCCGTGACCCACGACCGGTGGTTCGCCCGCACCTTCGACCGCTTCCTGGTCTTCACCTCCGACGGCGTGGTGGTGGAGACCCCCGAGGCCGTCTGGGACGAGGAGCGGGTGCGCCGCCGGCGCTGA
- a CDS encoding GntR family transcriptional regulator — translation MHEFDDRSPIYLQIAEQIRRDVATGELGEGDQVMSTTQYATTYRINPATANRAMALLVDEGVVHKRRGVGMYVSQGARERVVAARRSTYWTEVLDPALAEARALGIEAAAIIDHVRRTS, via the coding sequence GTGCACGAGTTCGACGACCGCTCGCCGATCTACCTCCAGATCGCCGAACAGATCCGACGGGACGTCGCCACGGGCGAGCTCGGGGAGGGGGACCAGGTCATGTCCACGACGCAGTACGCCACGACCTACCGCATCAACCCGGCCACGGCCAACCGGGCCATGGCCCTGCTGGTCGACGAGGGAGTCGTGCACAAGCGACGCGGGGTGGGCATGTACGTCAGCCAGGGCGCGCGGGAGCGCGTCGTCGCGGCCCGCCGTTCCACCTACTGGACCGAGGTGCTCGACCCGGCCCTCGCGGAGGCGCGGGCTCTCGGCATCGAGGCCGCGGCCATCATCGACCACGTCAGGAGGACGTCATGA
- a CDS encoding ATP-binding cassette domain-containing protein, with product MTGGWEVTLQGVIQRFGRTTALDGVDVAFRPGVITGLIGRNGAGKTTLLQAVAALRPVTEGQVLVDGAPVWEDAARTSRVCLLGHTGGVLEDVRIAATLDLYRMLRPDWDEAAFRRVADRLEVPLDGRPSRLSTGQRSAFAAALALASLAEVTLLDEVHIGLDAVARRRLTEAILEEYAERPRTIVLSSHLLDEVEEVMEDVVVLHEGRVVAAGPAGELREEHTRGGGRLASLTDVLENLSGGAS from the coding sequence ATGACCGGCGGGTGGGAGGTGACGCTCCAGGGCGTCATCCAACGATTCGGGCGGACCACCGCCCTCGATGGGGTGGACGTCGCGTTCCGTCCCGGGGTGATCACCGGCCTCATCGGCCGCAACGGCGCCGGCAAGACCACGCTGCTGCAGGCGGTGGCCGCGCTGCGCCCCGTCACCGAGGGCCAGGTCCTCGTCGACGGCGCACCCGTATGGGAGGACGCCGCACGCACCTCCCGGGTCTGCCTGCTGGGCCACACCGGGGGAGTGCTCGAGGACGTGAGGATCGCTGCCACGCTCGACCTGTACCGGATGCTGCGTCCGGACTGGGACGAGGCGGCCTTCAGGCGGGTGGCCGACCGGTTGGAGGTGCCCCTGGACGGACGCCCCAGCCGCCTGTCGACGGGCCAGCGCTCCGCGTTCGCCGCGGCGCTCGCCCTGGCCTCCCTGGCGGAGGTCACCTTGCTGGACGAGGTCCACATCGGCCTCGATGCCGTGGCCCGCCGCCGCCTGACCGAGGCGATCCTCGAGGAGTACGCCGAGCGGCCCCGCACCATCGTGCTCTCCAGCCACCTGCTCGACGAGGTGGAGGAGGTCATGGAGGACGTCGTGGTGCTGCACGAGGGTCGCGTCGTCGCTGCGGGCCCAGCGGGGGAGCTGCGCGAGGAGCACACCCGGGGCGGGGGCCGCCTGGCCTCGCTGACCGACGTGTTGGAGAACCTGTCAGGAGGAGCGTCATGA